The following are encoded in a window of Cygnus atratus isolate AKBS03 ecotype Queensland, Australia chromosome 8, CAtr_DNAZoo_HiC_assembly, whole genome shotgun sequence genomic DNA:
- the SLC44A3 gene encoding choline transporter-like protein 3 isoform X8 codes for MARPGGRRQDSGECVAELREWRPVVYRKCTDPLWLLLFFLFWAGSMFITGYAVMAGAAERLVLGYDSFGNICGRKNTPVKGAPLSGQDMTNKKYVFFLNSCSLEMQSLKISSVSLCVSSCPQEQLNSLEDLQSFARNNGSCLCVYNLNVSSYTLNPKAAELCPTLPVPPSKSFPLFNRCVPQHPECYSKYASVLISMVNEMDVFHRILSGILAGRDTVIGLSVLALAFCFIVVLTFRFIWTLLVHTLIALVVFGLLFVSGVLWWLYYDYRNDPSTELETEKENVKFLLGYAIFSTIITIVLLSLILVLRKKLQFTVQLFQIVGKIISRIPFLLFQPLWTFLILIVFWIFWVAVLLSLGTAGTAQTTSEGQVEYRALSGICHMAWYHFVGLIWTSEFILACQQMTIAGAVVTCYFNRNKNSPPRHPVLSSISILFCYHLGTVVKGSFLITILRIPRIVLLYLYNILKQKHVYTTTAINGTSFCTSAKDAVFILAKSSAEFASISCFGDFIIFLGKVFVVCFTVFGGLMAFNYHRELQAWVVPLLLVGFFAYLMSHSFLSVFEVTLDAMFLCFAIDMETNDGSAEKPYFVDQELLMFVNQSNNLTQGHKHRTMRCDNEDGTELQPMT; via the exons atgtTTATAACTGGCTATGCTGTGATGGCTGGTGCGGCAGAAAGACTTGTGCTTGGATATGACAGCTTTGGGAACATATGTGGTAGGAAGAACACTCCTGTAAAAGGGGCACCCCTTTCTGGACAGGACATGACTAATAAAAA gTATGTGTTCTTTCTGAATTCATGCAGCCTGGAAATGCAAAGCCTCAAAATCAGTTCAGTTTCCTTGTGCGTGTCTAGTTGTCCACAAGAGCAGCTCAACTCTTTGGAAGACCTCCAGAGTTTTGCAAGGAACAATG GTTCTTGTCTTTGTGTTTACAACCTGAATGTTTCCAGCTACACACTAAATCCAAAGGCAGCTGAGTTGTGTCCCACACTACCAGTTCCACCAAG taaatcttttccattatttaatCGGTGTGTTCCACAACATCCTGAATGCTATTCCAAATATGCATCTGTCTTAATAAGTATGGTTAATGAAATGGATGTTTTTCACCGAATTCTGAGTGGAATATTGGCAGGAAGAGATACTGTGATAGGACTGAGTGTCCTTGCACTAG ctttctgttttatagTGGTTTTAACCTTCAGATTCATTTGGACACTTCTGGTCCATACTTTGATTGCGCTGGTTGTATTTGGGTTGTTAT TTGTCTCAGGTGTCCTCTGGTGGCTCTACTATGACTACAGAAATGATCCCAGCACTgaactggaaacagaaaaggagaacgTAAAATTTCTACTTGGATACGCTATCTTCTCTACAATAATTACA ATTGTTCTGCTTTCCCTTATACTTGTGCTAAGAAAGAAGCTTCAGTTCACTGTACAACTCTTTCAGATTGTTGGTAAAATAATAAGCAGaatccctttcctccttttccaacCACTTTGGACCTTTCTGATTCTGATTGTCTTCTGGATATTCTGGGTTGCTGTACTACTAAGCTTAGGAACTGCAG GTACTGCACAGACCACTTCAGAAGGACAAGTAGAATACAGAGCTCTGTCTGGAATTTGCCACATGGCATGGTACCATTTTGTTGGCCTTATCTGGACTAGTGAATTCATTCTTGCCTGTCAGCAAATGACAATTGCTGGGGCAGTGGTTACTTGCTACTTCAACAG aaacaaaaatagtccACCACGTCACCCAGTCCTGTCTTCCATTTCAATCCTTTTCTGCTATCATCTAGGAACTGTTGTAAAAGgctcatttttaattactataCTGAGAATACCAAGGATTGTTCTCTTGTACCTTTATAATATCCTAAAACAAAAG CATGTGTACACAACTACTGCCATAAATGGGACAAGTTTTTGTACATCCGCAAAGGatgctgtctttattttggCAAAGAGTTCTGCTGAATTTGCATCCATTAGTTGTTTTGGAGATTTTATCATATTTCTAGGAAAG GTGTTTGTTGtatgttttactgtttttggAGGATTGATGGCATTTAACTACCATCGGGAGTTGCAAGCTTGGGTAGTTCCTCTGTTGTTGGTTGGATTTTTTGCCTACCTGATGTCCCACAGCTTCCTGTCTGTGTTTGAAGTGACGCTAGATGCCATGttcctttgctttgctattGATATGGAAACAAATGATGGATCTGCAGAGAAGCCATACTTCGTAGATCAGGAACTGCTG aTGTTTGTGAATCAAAGTAACAACTTAACACAAGGGCATAAACACAGAACCATGAGATGTGACAACGAAGATGGGACAGAGCTCCAACCTATG ACTTGA
- the SLC44A3 gene encoding choline transporter-like protein 3 isoform X5 gives MARPGGRRQDSGECVAELREWRPVVYRKCTDPLWLLLFFLFWAGSMFITGYAVMAGAAERLVLGYDSFGNICGRKNTPVKGAPLSGQDMTNKKYVFFLNSCSLEMQSLKISSVSLCVSSCPQEQLNSLEDLQSFARNNGSCLCVYNLNVSSYTLNPKAAELCPTLPVPPSKSFPLFNRCVPQHPECYSKYASVLISMVNEMDVFHRILSGILAGRDTVIGLSVLALAFCFIVVLTFRFIWTLLVHTLIALVVFGLLFVSGVLWWLYYDYRNDPSTELETEKENVKFLLGYAIFSTIITIVLLSLILVLRKKLQFTVQLFQIVGKIISRIPFLLFQPLWTFLILIVFWIFWVAVLLSLGTAGTAQTTSEGQVEYRALSGICHMAWYHFVGLIWTSEFILACQQMTIAGAVVTCYFNRNKNSPPRHPVLSSISILFCYHLGTVVKGSFLITILRIPRIVLLYLYNILKQKESACAKCLLKYCSCWLWCQEGCLSYFNQHVYTTTAINGTSFCTSAKDAVFILAKSSAEFASISCFGDFIIFLGKVFVVCFTVFGGLMAFNYHRELQAWVVPLLLVGFFAYLMSHSFLSVFEVTLDAMFLCFAIDMETNDGSAEKPYFVDQELLMFVNQSNNLTQGHKHRTMRCDNEDGTELQPMT, from the exons atgtTTATAACTGGCTATGCTGTGATGGCTGGTGCGGCAGAAAGACTTGTGCTTGGATATGACAGCTTTGGGAACATATGTGGTAGGAAGAACACTCCTGTAAAAGGGGCACCCCTTTCTGGACAGGACATGACTAATAAAAA gTATGTGTTCTTTCTGAATTCATGCAGCCTGGAAATGCAAAGCCTCAAAATCAGTTCAGTTTCCTTGTGCGTGTCTAGTTGTCCACAAGAGCAGCTCAACTCTTTGGAAGACCTCCAGAGTTTTGCAAGGAACAATG GTTCTTGTCTTTGTGTTTACAACCTGAATGTTTCCAGCTACACACTAAATCCAAAGGCAGCTGAGTTGTGTCCCACACTACCAGTTCCACCAAG taaatcttttccattatttaatCGGTGTGTTCCACAACATCCTGAATGCTATTCCAAATATGCATCTGTCTTAATAAGTATGGTTAATGAAATGGATGTTTTTCACCGAATTCTGAGTGGAATATTGGCAGGAAGAGATACTGTGATAGGACTGAGTGTCCTTGCACTAG ctttctgttttatagTGGTTTTAACCTTCAGATTCATTTGGACACTTCTGGTCCATACTTTGATTGCGCTGGTTGTATTTGGGTTGTTAT TTGTCTCAGGTGTCCTCTGGTGGCTCTACTATGACTACAGAAATGATCCCAGCACTgaactggaaacagaaaaggagaacgTAAAATTTCTACTTGGATACGCTATCTTCTCTACAATAATTACA ATTGTTCTGCTTTCCCTTATACTTGTGCTAAGAAAGAAGCTTCAGTTCACTGTACAACTCTTTCAGATTGTTGGTAAAATAATAAGCAGaatccctttcctccttttccaacCACTTTGGACCTTTCTGATTCTGATTGTCTTCTGGATATTCTGGGTTGCTGTACTACTAAGCTTAGGAACTGCAG GTACTGCACAGACCACTTCAGAAGGACAAGTAGAATACAGAGCTCTGTCTGGAATTTGCCACATGGCATGGTACCATTTTGTTGGCCTTATCTGGACTAGTGAATTCATTCTTGCCTGTCAGCAAATGACAATTGCTGGGGCAGTGGTTACTTGCTACTTCAACAG aaacaaaaatagtccACCACGTCACCCAGTCCTGTCTTCCATTTCAATCCTTTTCTGCTATCATCTAGGAACTGTTGTAAAAGgctcatttttaattactataCTGAGAATACCAAGGATTGTTCTCTTGTACCTTTATAATATCCTAAAACAAAAG gAGAGTGCATGTGCAAAGTGCCTGTTGAAATACTGTTCCTGCTGGCTGTGGTGCCAGGAAGGTTGCTTAAGTTACTTTAACCAG CATGTGTACACAACTACTGCCATAAATGGGACAAGTTTTTGTACATCCGCAAAGGatgctgtctttattttggCAAAGAGTTCTGCTGAATTTGCATCCATTAGTTGTTTTGGAGATTTTATCATATTTCTAGGAAAG GTGTTTGTTGtatgttttactgtttttggAGGATTGATGGCATTTAACTACCATCGGGAGTTGCAAGCTTGGGTAGTTCCTCTGTTGTTGGTTGGATTTTTTGCCTACCTGATGTCCCACAGCTTCCTGTCTGTGTTTGAAGTGACGCTAGATGCCATGttcctttgctttgctattGATATGGAAACAAATGATGGATCTGCAGAGAAGCCATACTTCGTAGATCAGGAACTGCTG aTGTTTGTGAATCAAAGTAACAACTTAACACAAGGGCATAAACACAGAACCATGAGATGTGACAACGAAGATGGGACAGAGCTCCAACCTATG ACTTGA
- the SLC44A3 gene encoding choline transporter-like protein 3 isoform X9 — MFITGYAVMAGAAERLVLGYDSFGNICGRKNTPVKGAPLSGQDMTNKKYVFFLNSCSLEMQSLKISSVSLCVSSCPQEQLNSLEDLQSFARNNGSCLCVYNLNVSSYTLNPKAAELCPTLPVPPSKSFPLFNRCVPQHPECYSKYASVLISMVNEMDVFHRILSGILAGRDTVIGLSVLALAFCFIVVLTFRFIWTLLVHTLIALVVFGLLFVSGVLWWLYYDYRNDPSTELETEKENVKFLLGYAIFSTIITIVLLSLILVLRKKLQFTVQLFQIVGKIISRIPFLLFQPLWTFLILIVFWIFWVAVLLSLGTAGTAQTTSEGQVEYRALSGICHMAWYHFVGLIWTSEFILACQQMTIAGAVVTCYFNRNKNSPPRHPVLSSISILFCYHLGTVVKGSFLITILRIPRIVLLYLYNILKQKESACAKCLLKYCSCWLWCQEGCLSYFNQHVYTTTAINGTSFCTSAKDAVFILAKSSAEFASISCFGDFIIFLGKVFVVCFTVFGGLMAFNYHRELQAWVVPLLLVGFFAYLMSHSFLSVFEVTLDAMFLCFAIDMETNDGSAEKPYFVDQELLMFVNQSNNLTQGHKHRTMRCDNEDGTELQPMT, encoded by the exons atgtTTATAACTGGCTATGCTGTGATGGCTGGTGCGGCAGAAAGACTTGTGCTTGGATATGACAGCTTTGGGAACATATGTGGTAGGAAGAACACTCCTGTAAAAGGGGCACCCCTTTCTGGACAGGACATGACTAATAAAAA gTATGTGTTCTTTCTGAATTCATGCAGCCTGGAAATGCAAAGCCTCAAAATCAGTTCAGTTTCCTTGTGCGTGTCTAGTTGTCCACAAGAGCAGCTCAACTCTTTGGAAGACCTCCAGAGTTTTGCAAGGAACAATG GTTCTTGTCTTTGTGTTTACAACCTGAATGTTTCCAGCTACACACTAAATCCAAAGGCAGCTGAGTTGTGTCCCACACTACCAGTTCCACCAAG taaatcttttccattatttaatCGGTGTGTTCCACAACATCCTGAATGCTATTCCAAATATGCATCTGTCTTAATAAGTATGGTTAATGAAATGGATGTTTTTCACCGAATTCTGAGTGGAATATTGGCAGGAAGAGATACTGTGATAGGACTGAGTGTCCTTGCACTAG ctttctgttttatagTGGTTTTAACCTTCAGATTCATTTGGACACTTCTGGTCCATACTTTGATTGCGCTGGTTGTATTTGGGTTGTTAT TTGTCTCAGGTGTCCTCTGGTGGCTCTACTATGACTACAGAAATGATCCCAGCACTgaactggaaacagaaaaggagaacgTAAAATTTCTACTTGGATACGCTATCTTCTCTACAATAATTACA ATTGTTCTGCTTTCCCTTATACTTGTGCTAAGAAAGAAGCTTCAGTTCACTGTACAACTCTTTCAGATTGTTGGTAAAATAATAAGCAGaatccctttcctccttttccaacCACTTTGGACCTTTCTGATTCTGATTGTCTTCTGGATATTCTGGGTTGCTGTACTACTAAGCTTAGGAACTGCAG GTACTGCACAGACCACTTCAGAAGGACAAGTAGAATACAGAGCTCTGTCTGGAATTTGCCACATGGCATGGTACCATTTTGTTGGCCTTATCTGGACTAGTGAATTCATTCTTGCCTGTCAGCAAATGACAATTGCTGGGGCAGTGGTTACTTGCTACTTCAACAG aaacaaaaatagtccACCACGTCACCCAGTCCTGTCTTCCATTTCAATCCTTTTCTGCTATCATCTAGGAACTGTTGTAAAAGgctcatttttaattactataCTGAGAATACCAAGGATTGTTCTCTTGTACCTTTATAATATCCTAAAACAAAAG gAGAGTGCATGTGCAAAGTGCCTGTTGAAATACTGTTCCTGCTGGCTGTGGTGCCAGGAAGGTTGCTTAAGTTACTTTAACCAG CATGTGTACACAACTACTGCCATAAATGGGACAAGTTTTTGTACATCCGCAAAGGatgctgtctttattttggCAAAGAGTTCTGCTGAATTTGCATCCATTAGTTGTTTTGGAGATTTTATCATATTTCTAGGAAAG GTGTTTGTTGtatgttttactgtttttggAGGATTGATGGCATTTAACTACCATCGGGAGTTGCAAGCTTGGGTAGTTCCTCTGTTGTTGGTTGGATTTTTTGCCTACCTGATGTCCCACAGCTTCCTGTCTGTGTTTGAAGTGACGCTAGATGCCATGttcctttgctttgctattGATATGGAAACAAATGATGGATCTGCAGAGAAGCCATACTTCGTAGATCAGGAACTGCTG aTGTTTGTGAATCAAAGTAACAACTTAACACAAGGGCATAAACACAGAACCATGAGATGTGACAACGAAGATGGGACAGAGCTCCAACCTATG ACTTGA
- the SLC44A3 gene encoding choline transporter-like protein 3 isoform X1 yields the protein METKGSKLSFSSEGTIADFVLLKKHIFPLTVKDSGECVAELREWRPVVYRKCTDPLWLLLFFLFWAGSMFITGYAVMAGAAERLVLGYDSFGNICGRKNTPVKGAPLSGQDMTNKKYVFFLNSCSLEMQSLKISSVSLCVSSCPQEQLNSLEDLQSFARNNGSCLCVYNLNVSSYTLNPKAAELCPTLPVPPSKSFPLFNRCVPQHPECYSKYASVLISMVNEMDVFHRILSGILAGRDTVIGLSVLALAFCFIVVLTFRFIWTLLVHTLIALVVFGLLFVSGVLWWLYYDYRNDPSTELETEKENVKFLLGYAIFSTIITIVLLSLILVLRKKLQFTVQLFQIVGKIISRIPFLLFQPLWTFLILIVFWIFWVAVLLSLGTAGTAQTTSEGQVEYRALSGICHMAWYHFVGLIWTSEFILACQQMTIAGAVVTCYFNRNKNSPPRHPVLSSISILFCYHLGTVVKGSFLITILRIPRIVLLYLYNILKQKESACAKCLLKYCSCWLWCQEGCLSYFNQHVYTTTAINGTSFCTSAKDAVFILAKSSAEFASISCFGDFIIFLGKVFVVCFTVFGGLMAFNYHRELQAWVVPLLLVGFFAYLMSHSFLSVFEVTLDAMFLCFAIDMETNDGSAEKPYFVDQELLMFVNQSNNLTQGHKHRTMRCDNEDGTELQPMT from the exons atgtTTATAACTGGCTATGCTGTGATGGCTGGTGCGGCAGAAAGACTTGTGCTTGGATATGACAGCTTTGGGAACATATGTGGTAGGAAGAACACTCCTGTAAAAGGGGCACCCCTTTCTGGACAGGACATGACTAATAAAAA gTATGTGTTCTTTCTGAATTCATGCAGCCTGGAAATGCAAAGCCTCAAAATCAGTTCAGTTTCCTTGTGCGTGTCTAGTTGTCCACAAGAGCAGCTCAACTCTTTGGAAGACCTCCAGAGTTTTGCAAGGAACAATG GTTCTTGTCTTTGTGTTTACAACCTGAATGTTTCCAGCTACACACTAAATCCAAAGGCAGCTGAGTTGTGTCCCACACTACCAGTTCCACCAAG taaatcttttccattatttaatCGGTGTGTTCCACAACATCCTGAATGCTATTCCAAATATGCATCTGTCTTAATAAGTATGGTTAATGAAATGGATGTTTTTCACCGAATTCTGAGTGGAATATTGGCAGGAAGAGATACTGTGATAGGACTGAGTGTCCTTGCACTAG ctttctgttttatagTGGTTTTAACCTTCAGATTCATTTGGACACTTCTGGTCCATACTTTGATTGCGCTGGTTGTATTTGGGTTGTTAT TTGTCTCAGGTGTCCTCTGGTGGCTCTACTATGACTACAGAAATGATCCCAGCACTgaactggaaacagaaaaggagaacgTAAAATTTCTACTTGGATACGCTATCTTCTCTACAATAATTACA ATTGTTCTGCTTTCCCTTATACTTGTGCTAAGAAAGAAGCTTCAGTTCACTGTACAACTCTTTCAGATTGTTGGTAAAATAATAAGCAGaatccctttcctccttttccaacCACTTTGGACCTTTCTGATTCTGATTGTCTTCTGGATATTCTGGGTTGCTGTACTACTAAGCTTAGGAACTGCAG GTACTGCACAGACCACTTCAGAAGGACAAGTAGAATACAGAGCTCTGTCTGGAATTTGCCACATGGCATGGTACCATTTTGTTGGCCTTATCTGGACTAGTGAATTCATTCTTGCCTGTCAGCAAATGACAATTGCTGGGGCAGTGGTTACTTGCTACTTCAACAG aaacaaaaatagtccACCACGTCACCCAGTCCTGTCTTCCATTTCAATCCTTTTCTGCTATCATCTAGGAACTGTTGTAAAAGgctcatttttaattactataCTGAGAATACCAAGGATTGTTCTCTTGTACCTTTATAATATCCTAAAACAAAAG gAGAGTGCATGTGCAAAGTGCCTGTTGAAATACTGTTCCTGCTGGCTGTGGTGCCAGGAAGGTTGCTTAAGTTACTTTAACCAG CATGTGTACACAACTACTGCCATAAATGGGACAAGTTTTTGTACATCCGCAAAGGatgctgtctttattttggCAAAGAGTTCTGCTGAATTTGCATCCATTAGTTGTTTTGGAGATTTTATCATATTTCTAGGAAAG GTGTTTGTTGtatgttttactgtttttggAGGATTGATGGCATTTAACTACCATCGGGAGTTGCAAGCTTGGGTAGTTCCTCTGTTGTTGGTTGGATTTTTTGCCTACCTGATGTCCCACAGCTTCCTGTCTGTGTTTGAAGTGACGCTAGATGCCATGttcctttgctttgctattGATATGGAAACAAATGATGGATCTGCAGAGAAGCCATACTTCGTAGATCAGGAACTGCTG aTGTTTGTGAATCAAAGTAACAACTTAACACAAGGGCATAAACACAGAACCATGAGATGTGACAACGAAGATGGGACAGAGCTCCAACCTATG ACTTGA
- the SLC44A3 gene encoding choline transporter-like protein 3 isoform X3 has translation MKSPSSFSNLVADFVLLKKHIFPLTVKDSGECVAELREWRPVVYRKCTDPLWLLLFFLFWAGSMFITGYAVMAGAAERLVLGYDSFGNICGRKNTPVKGAPLSGQDMTNKKYVFFLNSCSLEMQSLKISSVSLCVSSCPQEQLNSLEDLQSFARNNGSCLCVYNLNVSSYTLNPKAAELCPTLPVPPSKSFPLFNRCVPQHPECYSKYASVLISMVNEMDVFHRILSGILAGRDTVIGLSVLALAFCFIVVLTFRFIWTLLVHTLIALVVFGLLFVSGVLWWLYYDYRNDPSTELETEKENVKFLLGYAIFSTIITIVLLSLILVLRKKLQFTVQLFQIVGKIISRIPFLLFQPLWTFLILIVFWIFWVAVLLSLGTAGTAQTTSEGQVEYRALSGICHMAWYHFVGLIWTSEFILACQQMTIAGAVVTCYFNRNKNSPPRHPVLSSISILFCYHLGTVVKGSFLITILRIPRIVLLYLYNILKQKESACAKCLLKYCSCWLWCQEGCLSYFNQHVYTTTAINGTSFCTSAKDAVFILAKSSAEFASISCFGDFIIFLGKVFVVCFTVFGGLMAFNYHRELQAWVVPLLLVGFFAYLMSHSFLSVFEVTLDAMFLCFAIDMETNDGSAEKPYFVDQELLMFVNQSNNLTQGHKHRTMRCDNEDGTELQPMT, from the exons atgtTTATAACTGGCTATGCTGTGATGGCTGGTGCGGCAGAAAGACTTGTGCTTGGATATGACAGCTTTGGGAACATATGTGGTAGGAAGAACACTCCTGTAAAAGGGGCACCCCTTTCTGGACAGGACATGACTAATAAAAA gTATGTGTTCTTTCTGAATTCATGCAGCCTGGAAATGCAAAGCCTCAAAATCAGTTCAGTTTCCTTGTGCGTGTCTAGTTGTCCACAAGAGCAGCTCAACTCTTTGGAAGACCTCCAGAGTTTTGCAAGGAACAATG GTTCTTGTCTTTGTGTTTACAACCTGAATGTTTCCAGCTACACACTAAATCCAAAGGCAGCTGAGTTGTGTCCCACACTACCAGTTCCACCAAG taaatcttttccattatttaatCGGTGTGTTCCACAACATCCTGAATGCTATTCCAAATATGCATCTGTCTTAATAAGTATGGTTAATGAAATGGATGTTTTTCACCGAATTCTGAGTGGAATATTGGCAGGAAGAGATACTGTGATAGGACTGAGTGTCCTTGCACTAG ctttctgttttatagTGGTTTTAACCTTCAGATTCATTTGGACACTTCTGGTCCATACTTTGATTGCGCTGGTTGTATTTGGGTTGTTAT TTGTCTCAGGTGTCCTCTGGTGGCTCTACTATGACTACAGAAATGATCCCAGCACTgaactggaaacagaaaaggagaacgTAAAATTTCTACTTGGATACGCTATCTTCTCTACAATAATTACA ATTGTTCTGCTTTCCCTTATACTTGTGCTAAGAAAGAAGCTTCAGTTCACTGTACAACTCTTTCAGATTGTTGGTAAAATAATAAGCAGaatccctttcctccttttccaacCACTTTGGACCTTTCTGATTCTGATTGTCTTCTGGATATTCTGGGTTGCTGTACTACTAAGCTTAGGAACTGCAG GTACTGCACAGACCACTTCAGAAGGACAAGTAGAATACAGAGCTCTGTCTGGAATTTGCCACATGGCATGGTACCATTTTGTTGGCCTTATCTGGACTAGTGAATTCATTCTTGCCTGTCAGCAAATGACAATTGCTGGGGCAGTGGTTACTTGCTACTTCAACAG aaacaaaaatagtccACCACGTCACCCAGTCCTGTCTTCCATTTCAATCCTTTTCTGCTATCATCTAGGAACTGTTGTAAAAGgctcatttttaattactataCTGAGAATACCAAGGATTGTTCTCTTGTACCTTTATAATATCCTAAAACAAAAG gAGAGTGCATGTGCAAAGTGCCTGTTGAAATACTGTTCCTGCTGGCTGTGGTGCCAGGAAGGTTGCTTAAGTTACTTTAACCAG CATGTGTACACAACTACTGCCATAAATGGGACAAGTTTTTGTACATCCGCAAAGGatgctgtctttattttggCAAAGAGTTCTGCTGAATTTGCATCCATTAGTTGTTTTGGAGATTTTATCATATTTCTAGGAAAG GTGTTTGTTGtatgttttactgtttttggAGGATTGATGGCATTTAACTACCATCGGGAGTTGCAAGCTTGGGTAGTTCCTCTGTTGTTGGTTGGATTTTTTGCCTACCTGATGTCCCACAGCTTCCTGTCTGTGTTTGAAGTGACGCTAGATGCCATGttcctttgctttgctattGATATGGAAACAAATGATGGATCTGCAGAGAAGCCATACTTCGTAGATCAGGAACTGCTG aTGTTTGTGAATCAAAGTAACAACTTAACACAAGGGCATAAACACAGAACCATGAGATGTGACAACGAAGATGGGACAGAGCTCCAACCTATG ACTTGA